The DNA region ATTCCGGAGGCTTTATGATGAGCTAGCGAAGTTTTTGTAACGTCTAGGAGTTCTCTGAACAATGGTAGACAGTTAAAAAGCTAAGTTTTGGATCTTCTAGAGGCTCACTTGACTAACTTTGAGTACTTAAGCACGTATTTAATTGAGAGGGGTTTCAGGATGAACACAATTTTTGAAAGGAgctgtttggccatgagaattattcacttttttcgggaataatttttcactttatttcaaaatcagtGTTTAGTTATAAAATTTCCAAATCCAACTTGGAGTTGGATTCCAAATTTTGGAAAAGTGCTCCAAACCTTTTTTCCGACTTCATAAATTCTAAATAAAGGCGATCTCTTCTCTcctttgcaaaaagtataacaaaacacaactccatcttcaactccaacttcataaattcaaataaagtaGGGAAATATATTTGAAATCTATGGCCGAGCACCTACTTAATATATCAAACTGCTTCATGTTTGCAACAAGCACTGAACTTCTCTTTGTTGGTTGTCGATAATTATCTGAGTATTTATGTAATAACTTATTTTTGACTTATTCACCTCTCCTATCAAAATGTTAAAAGTGCCTTGGTATCAATTAAAAGATTTCATAAATGTCTTTTTATGTGGAAGTTATCCTTTCTTATCATAGATATGCCACAAGGACATTAAATATGTGAAGATAGCGGTAGTATGcttttttatttgtcttgtTAGGGGACAAGGGTTCTGCTTGGATCAATAAGGGTCAATGTTATATGAATGTCTACATAGGGCGATTCTAGATTCGATGATCTGCTCTGACACAATACTGAGTGTTAGTATGGTATCACTTGCGTCCTGTCTAATTTATGTATCTTTATGATTCAGgttttgagaagctgaagatCTGTCATTTGAGTCGTAACCGTTTATCAGTACCATAAGCAAGTTTGTCTGTAATTCGGTGATATGGCCTCTGGCAGTATAATGCCTTCAGCAGGTGGCAAACCTGTAACTGATGCCATGCTTATTGACAACCTCCctaaagaaataaatgaaatgaagatcAAAGATGACAAAAAAGGAAAGGTTGTTCTTGGAAATAGGATGCATACTCTTtgtcttgtttcttttttcttgtctatGCTTGGTTATCTTTCTTGTCTATGCTTGGTTATCTTTGCAAGTGTCACTATGATAGCCTGAAAGGAAATGGAAGCAGCTGTAGTGGATGGAAATGGAACTGAAACTGGTCACGTCATTGTGACAACTATTGGAGGAAAAAATGGTCAGCCAAAGCAGGTGACATTTTCAGCCATTTGATTCAACCTCAAAAATGTTATGTTACACTTGTAACTAATCTTTTATTGTTGTTCCTGCACCAAAACTGACAAATCCAGAGGATAAGAATTTGCATGCTGTGAGAAAAAATGGCATTTATTTTCGTGGATTTCATGAATAAATCCCTTTGCATTAGTTTCATTTTGGTTTGAAAATCAGTAAATAAAACTCAATCTATGCTACGGCTGGTAATTGATCTAAGGATCTGATGAGTAAATCTTTTCTAAATTAGTATTATTATGGCTTTGCAAATCAGAAAGTCAGATTATCCTGATTTTCGTATTATGTTTCCGTTGATGTAATTTAGacaattgaaagaaagataTGTTCTTGGATTTTACCTCACGAGATTGCTTTATTCTCCTTTATTAATTTAGTATAGGTTTTTGTATTAGAGTACCAAGCATTTTCCCtcttttcctttattctttttactttttgaaattaaaaaaaaaataaaaataggtcAAGTAACCATCGTACATTCGTACCATCTGATAGAGATGTTTAGCCATcttataaaattaaaagtaaCTTTTGGCTAAAATGGTTCCACTTACTGGGGCATCCTTGCAGTAAcctctttttcttcaatttcttttgaCTTGCCTGGCAGTTGTGATCGAGACATTTTGTTTTGTGTATCACATAACATCCATATGTTTCTGCAAGGAACTTTAATTGCTTAACAAGTAACAAGTGACTTTGTTTACCATTTGTTTAGTTGAAGAACGAATCAATAAAGGTAATTCAAAAGCTTTCCAAATTAAGGCACTCTACGAAGGACCCAAAAATCAGTGACATGCATCTCCCTAGACGTGAATAGCAAATGCTCCTCTTTTTCACGGTTGAGATGGAGTTATATTTACTGTTCAACGCTACTAAAAGACGCTAAGGTTGACGGTGCTTTACATGAGCTTACATGACTTTTCTACTTTTGcttgtatatttttttatttcctaatgttcttttcctttcctcTGCTTACGCATGGGATTATCGAAAATTCACTTagtatttttgttctttctgataaattcataaaataaataGGACTATATTACTCTAAAAATCCTTATCAATTTAATCCGCTACCATGAATCAAAATAACTTTAATAaatctttctcaaaaaaaaaaaaaaaaaaaatctcaaaaaaagaaataactttAATAAATTTTGCTTTGTTCCGGTGCTTAATTCGGAAAACTTTTGTGTTGCCTTCTCTGGTAAAATCTTCAATTAAACAACGGCAACCACAAGTTCACTTGTCAAGCAATTAAAGTGTCTCACGTTACTTATGTTTGTTATGTGAGACATAAAATCAAGTTTCTTGCTGTAATCTAACAATCTCTTTTCTTTGTCCTCCCAAAAAAGGAAGCGAACATTATATATCAACTCCTTACTTCCGGAAAAGGTTTAAGGGCATGAAGTTAGTTAACCTTCTCATACCATATTGACTTGGTGCGTTCCAGATGTAGAAAAGTGTTTATTTCCCCGAAAAACTATTCATTCCCCATACGTTTGTTCTAAATTTTCCTGAATTTTAGATGTACAAGGTATTGCTCTCTGTAAAGTTCAGAAATTGGACCTACAATGGGCGTCCAATGACAGGAATAACTTTGCTTGACATTAAGTTGATAATATCTTAGGAGAGTCGGCGAGCACTTTGGTCTCTGCCTTATTTAAGATGTAGCTTATAATAGTTACGGAAAATTGCAAATTAGGTGAGGTTACACGGTCCTACTCAACATAATGTTGTATTCCTGACTTGGGTTGATAACTGAAATGCTCTTCAGTTACCATGTCTGCTAGACTGGCATTGTTTTTGTGAATAACCTATCCATACTTCATCccacatataaataattaaataaaatgataTGAGCAAGTTCTTTTAAACTTAGGTTGCTGATCGTTTTTATCATTCCCTCTGCATTCTCTCTTTCTGGTGTGGGTTTTTGGTGTTAAAAGCTTTATTGCTAATTTTCTCTTTGGCTTTCAGACCATTAGTTACATGGAGGAGCGAGTTGTTGGACAGGGTTCCTTTGGAATTGTATTCAAGGTATAAGTGGTTATATGTCACAGATAGTCACTGCCATAATCATGATTTTTGTATCACAGGGGCTGGAAAAAAAGTAATAGTACATACCCCCTTCACTAAATAAATTGTCACTgattttgaagctaaattgcAGGCCAAATGCCTTGAAACAGGAGAAACTGTGGCAGTAAAAAAGGTCTTGCAGGACAAGAGATACAAGAATCGGGAATTGCAGACTATGCGACTTCTTGATCATCCTAGTATTGTTTCACTGAAGCACTGCTTCTTTTTTACCACAGAAAAGGACGAGCTCTATCTAAATTTGGTTCTAGAATTTGAACCTGAAACTGTCTACTGTGTGTTAATACATTACAGCAAAGCAAACCAACGGATGCCTATGATATATGTCAAGCTGTACACATATCAGGTATTCTATTTGAGTTCAAATGCAAGTTTCTCTCATTGTACATAGCGAATTACACGAATGTTGCCTATAATGTAATAGAACTAAATGGACCTGGCCCTATAGCTTAAGATGATGGTGACTTCTGCTCTACGGTGCCTCAAGTTGTTATGGAGACCTCCTTTGCCTTTAATTTCCTTTATTGTCTTCAAATTGTTATGGTGTATGTAAAAAGTGTAAATGTTGTGTCCCTCATCAAAATATTATGTCAATACTAGCCTCTTCAATGTCAACCCTGGTACAAATTTTCTTAAGGGACCAAATCCTTCACGGATAAATAACAAGAAATAATATAGAAGGTTATCTTCGATCAGGGAAGCCCCTAACTCTACCCAATTAGTGCTCTTTTCTATTTTCAGAAAACACTGTAGTACTTATCTCATAGTCAAAAACGataagaaataaatgagaaagGTATTTCAGTAAAATAATCTTCAAAATTAATGACTTGCTCTCAATTATCAGATTGGAGAtgtctctttaattttttaaatcaaaGGAAGATTCTTTTAATTTCGGCTAAACTGCATATAGAAGAGGTTTGACTAATTCACCCCTGTAGCtatatcatttttttcatatacCGCTTAATGTGATATTAATTGTTTTTTGGAGGTTAGTGCACTTCCCTTTCCAACCATTTTGTCCTACATGcaaccctaatttttttttttttttttttgatagccCATGCAGCTCTAAATTTAGGTTGTGGCCTAAACCATTGACCTCATGTGCAGTGGTAAAGGTTCTTCCATAGTTCTAATATCTTTTAATAACTAGTTCTCTGTTGTAGTAATAATTGTTAAAGATTATAATATTTAGAACTGTTGCCCTTATCTGGCACGAAGTAAAATCGTGCATCATTTTGTTTGTTGTTATTATGCTGTAGAAACTCGTAGAGTGAACAGTTGTTACTGCTTATGGCTCGTAGCAATACCTCTTCTTTACACCCACCTTAGCATATCTTTGTTGCGACCTATTTTTGATTGATGATGTACCTTACAGATATTTAGAGCTTTGGCTTACATACATGGGATAGGAGTCTGCCACAGGGACATCGAGCCTCAGAATTTACTGGTTTGTACTTGAAGCTAAACTCAATCAACTAAAAGCATTGTGATATTGAATACTCCAATTTACCATGGCAGGTCAACCCACACACACATCAGCTTAAGCTTTGTGATTTTGGGAGTGCAAATTTTTTTATAGCTCGCAAAAGTCCTGATATTACTTCTCAAGCTTGAGGCCTAAGTTGGACTTTCTCTTTCTGCTACTCGTCACTCCGAAGTTTAGTAGTAGCATGTCATCGTTTGATTGTGACTTGTCCGGAACACAAATATTCTATTTAATCATTTTTCCACAACTGTGAAACACTGCAACTTGTTATTTACAACTGTAAGTAGTTGATGACGTCTATCACTTCTAGTCATGTCTGCGGAAGAGGGTTTCTTAGAATGAGTTTAAGATGTAAATACAGCTGcgttatttttgtttgataatTCAAGGAACACTGGTGGTTGTGGATTGTCATAACTATGACACATTTACAATATGTTACAAGAAATAGAGAAAGTTGTATGAAGTTATATTGTGTCCATCCTCAGGAAATGAAAGTGTTCCAGAAAATTATGGAATctcttttgattttgttttatggGGCTATAAGATGTTCCTATGCATTTGATTGTTTGGTTATTGGGATTTATCAAATCGAAAGAATTGATGAAGTACCTTTCAGAACTCAACAATATAAGAAAGAATTTTGCTGAAATAACATAACTTTGATTCTTTTCTTGACTTTATTCATCTTCCGTGTGTGTTGGGTGGGTGGAAGAATTGGCTTAGTCTTATCTAGTGATCTTGTTTAGATAGTTCATGATCCTATTTTGGTCATCCTCACAGGTCAAAGGCGAGCcaaatatttcatatatttgttCACATTATTATCATGCGCCTGAACTAATATTTGGAGCAACTGAGTATACCAATGCAATTGACATTTGGTCTGTGGGTTGTGTCCTAGCTGAACTGCTTCTTGGTCAGGTTGCATTTCCTTTGGAGTTCAATTCCATTTATTTTGAGACAGGAAAAAACGTCATAGAAACTGATCGTTTTGTGCTTATCTTTTCTCTTCCAAAACCTGTAGCCCCTCTTTCCTGGTGAGAGTGGTGTAGATCAGGTCGTCGAAAAAATCAAGGTACCCAGCTAGTTGATTCAAATTTTTTGGCTTGCACAATACAATAAATCAAACTATTCTTTTTAGGTTCTTGGAACACCTATACGTGAAGAAATTAAGAGTATGAATCCAAATTACACTGAGTTAAGTTCCCGCAAATCAAAGCTCACCCCTGGCACAAGGTAAGAATCTTGAGCTATGTTCCTGTATAGAAGATACAGTTTCTGATGCATTGCATGGCATGCATGCGCATCTAAAAACTCATGGCCGCAACCCTGCATTATACAGATCTTTCATAAGCGGATGCCTCCTGAAGCTGTTAATCTTGCCTCAAGGCTTCTCCAGTATTCTCCAAATCTGAGGTGCACCGCGGTGAGTGTAATAAGTTTCTCTCTCggttttcattttccttttcttccagtTGCGAACACAGTGATGAGAGGCAAAAAAAAAGTAGTACCTGTTGAAAATCCCATATCAAATTTGAGGCAGCAAACATTTGTGTGAGGAAATTTTAGTATATGATGTTTGTATGTGATCTATTTGATTCAATTTGCAGTTGGAAGCTCTTGCTCACACTTTATTTGATGAAATCCATTACCCTAATGCTCGCCTTCCTAAGTGTCGTCCATTGCCACATCTGTTCAACTTTAGGCCTAAAGGTTTCATTATTATCTTCTTCTCCAGTCTTAGGAATTGACTTTTCCCCCTTCATGTATAGTTGTTTTTCTTATTATAAGATATAATATCCTTTGCAGAGCTGAAAGGACCGTCTTCAGAACTCTTAAACAAATTATTACCAGAACATGCTAAAAAGCAGTCTCACTTGGTTTCTCGTCTGAAAGAATCTCTGTATCTTTTGTAAACTTGATCTTATTTGCTATTACTGTCTTTATTCCCTGTATATATTGACCAGAGAATTAGGAAAACCTTTTGACGTATCCATTCCATTATTATACCACGTTTAGCCATTATGTAATCAGCTGATTTTGCCCCTGTATTCTACTCCTTGAGACAATTATTTGTAAATAATAATGTATCGTGAAATTTACCTTATTCGTTatctaaatttttat from Lycium ferocissimum isolate CSIRO_LF1 chromosome 2, AGI_CSIRO_Lferr_CH_V1, whole genome shotgun sequence includes:
- the LOC132047214 gene encoding LOW QUALITY PROTEIN: shaggy-related protein kinase epsilon (The sequence of the model RefSeq protein was modified relative to this genomic sequence to represent the inferred CDS: inserted 1 base in 1 codon), encoding MASGSIMPSAGGKPVTDAMLIDNLPKEINEMKIKDDKKGKEMEAAVVDGNGTETGHVIVTTIGGKNGQPKQTISYMEERVVGQGSFGIVFKAKCLETGETVAVKKVLQDKRYKNRELQTMRLLDHPSIVSLKHCFFFTTEKDELYLNLVLEFEPETVYCVLIHYSKANQRMPMIYVKLYTYQIFRALAYIHGIGVCHRDIEPQNLLVNPHTHQLKLCDFGSANFFIVKGEPNISYICSHYYHAPELIFGATEYTNAIDIWSVGCVLAELLLGQPLFPGESGVDQVVEKIKVLGTPIREEIKSMNPNYTEXKFPQIKAHPWHKIFHKRMPPEAVNLASRLLQYSPNLRCTALEALAHTLFDEIHYPNARLPKCRPLPHLFNFRPKELKGPSSELLNKLLPEHAKKQSHLVSRLKESLYLL